Proteins encoded by one window of Kribbella flavida DSM 17836:
- a CDS encoding ROK family transcriptional regulator, whose amino-acid sequence MQPVRVGSKELIREINSSLVLGELRGGLVSRTELAKRTGLSLPTVSEIVGELIGTGVVEEREIASSGGGRRPVLLGLKPDAGYVIGIKLTETRVVAVLTDLNAAIVQRATVAVANDDVDTVVRTVAAVVKRFTAKVGPVYGVGVGLAGMIDRASGVVRHATYSDWHDVDLAALLEKRTGLPVVVDNDVNTLVANEQWFGAGRGVSDVAVVSIGRGVGLGMVLDGRLYRGAGGGAGEFGHTKVAPDGPVCACGARGCLESLIGEPAILTATGTSSIEQAVDLARGGDDAARAVFDHVGRTLGTAVGNLVNLLNPKLIVLAGEGTRASDLLLPGFDTALRQAVFDGLQRDLEVVVDDWDDEAWAQGAAGLFLGELFQPNLRPDEADRPSLTTRSA is encoded by the coding sequence GTGCAGCCGGTCCGGGTGGGCAGCAAGGAGCTGATCCGCGAGATCAACTCGTCGCTGGTGCTGGGCGAGCTTCGTGGCGGCCTGGTGTCGCGGACGGAGCTGGCCAAGCGGACCGGGTTGAGCCTGCCCACCGTCTCGGAGATCGTCGGCGAACTGATCGGCACCGGTGTGGTCGAGGAGCGCGAGATCGCGTCGTCCGGAGGCGGGCGGCGGCCGGTGCTGCTCGGTCTCAAGCCGGATGCGGGCTACGTGATCGGCATCAAGCTCACCGAGACCCGCGTCGTCGCGGTGCTCACGGATCTCAACGCGGCCATCGTCCAGCGGGCGACGGTCGCGGTGGCGAACGACGACGTCGACACCGTCGTGCGGACCGTCGCGGCGGTGGTGAAGAGGTTCACCGCGAAGGTGGGCCCGGTGTACGGCGTGGGCGTCGGTCTGGCCGGCATGATCGACCGGGCGAGCGGGGTCGTGCGGCACGCGACGTACTCCGACTGGCACGACGTCGACCTGGCCGCGTTGCTGGAGAAGCGCACCGGCCTCCCGGTCGTGGTGGACAACGACGTCAACACGCTGGTCGCCAACGAGCAGTGGTTCGGCGCCGGCCGCGGGGTGTCCGACGTCGCCGTCGTCAGCATCGGGCGCGGTGTCGGCCTCGGCATGGTGCTCGACGGCCGGCTGTACCGCGGTGCCGGCGGTGGTGCCGGCGAGTTCGGCCACACCAAGGTGGCGCCCGACGGTCCGGTCTGTGCCTGCGGCGCACGGGGCTGCCTGGAATCACTGATCGGCGAGCCGGCCATTCTCACCGCCACCGGCACGTCGTCCATCGAGCAAGCGGTCGACCTGGCGCGAGGCGGCGACGACGCCGCGCGGGCCGTGTTCGACCATGTCGGCCGGACCCTGGGGACGGCCGTCGGCAACCTGGTCAACCTGTTGAATCCGAAGCTCATCGTGCTGGCCGGGGAGGGGACGCGCGCGAGCGACCTGCTGCTGCCCGGCTTCGACACCGCTCTGCGCCAGGCCGTGTTCGACGGGCTCCAGCGTGATCTGGAGGTCGTCGTCGACGACTGGGACGACGAGGCCTGGGCGCAAGGAGCCGCCGGCCTCTTCCTCGGCGAGCTCTTCCAGCCCAACCTCCGACCCGACGAAGCCGACCGCCCGTCCCTGACCACCCGCTCCGCCTGA
- a CDS encoding epoxide hydrolase family protein gives MQTNNHPAGADESVRPLRIEVPQAQLDDLVDRLQRVRYTNELPRDQVTDGVQRGPVVPGWEYGVPLEYVQRLVEHWRDSYDWRKWEARLNEYPHFTTTIDGQNIHFLHVRSPEPDATPLILTHGWPNSVVEFLELIGPLTDPVAHGGDAADAFHLVVPSLPGFGFSGPTHEKGWNRHRTARAWAELMRRLGYQRYGAHGNDVGSFVSPELGRIAPEQVIGVHVTQLFSFPSGDPAEFEGMTPQDLEYLGFLQKFNEEMSAYARLQETGPQNLAHALADSPTGQLAWIAQLLASCDDEHVLTNATIYWLTNTAASSARFYYEDHHAEHPTEPTTAPTGLASFANDFTPLRRFADRDHQNIVSWTEHPRGGHWATQDAPDLLIDDIRGFFRHLTR, from the coding sequence ATGCAGACGAACAACCACCCGGCCGGCGCCGACGAATCGGTGCGGCCGCTCCGGATCGAGGTACCCCAGGCCCAGCTCGACGACCTCGTCGACCGGCTTCAGCGCGTCCGCTACACCAACGAGTTGCCGCGCGACCAGGTCACCGACGGAGTGCAGCGCGGGCCGGTGGTACCCGGCTGGGAGTACGGCGTACCGCTGGAGTACGTGCAGCGGCTGGTCGAGCACTGGCGAGACAGCTACGACTGGCGCAAGTGGGAGGCGCGGCTGAACGAGTACCCGCACTTCACCACGACGATCGACGGGCAGAACATCCACTTCCTGCACGTCCGTTCGCCGGAGCCGGACGCGACGCCGCTGATCCTGACGCACGGCTGGCCGAACTCGGTGGTCGAGTTCCTCGAGCTGATCGGCCCGCTGACCGATCCGGTCGCGCACGGGGGCGACGCCGCCGACGCGTTCCATCTCGTCGTTCCGTCCCTGCCGGGCTTCGGGTTCTCCGGCCCGACCCACGAGAAGGGCTGGAACCGGCACCGGACCGCGCGGGCGTGGGCCGAGCTGATGCGGCGGCTGGGCTACCAGCGTTATGGGGCCCACGGCAACGACGTGGGGTCGTTCGTCAGCCCGGAGCTCGGCCGGATCGCGCCCGAGCAGGTGATCGGGGTGCACGTGACGCAGCTGTTCTCCTTCCCGTCCGGTGACCCGGCCGAGTTCGAGGGCATGACGCCGCAGGACCTGGAGTACCTCGGGTTCCTGCAGAAGTTCAACGAGGAGATGTCGGCGTACGCGCGGCTGCAGGAGACCGGCCCGCAGAACCTGGCCCACGCGCTGGCCGACTCACCGACCGGCCAGCTCGCCTGGATCGCGCAACTGCTGGCCAGCTGCGACGACGAGCACGTTCTCACCAACGCGACCATCTACTGGCTCACGAACACGGCCGCGTCCTCGGCCCGCTTCTACTACGAGGACCACCACGCCGAGCACCCGACCGAGCCGACGACGGCCCCGACCGGCCTGGCCAGCTTCGCCAACGACTTCACCCCGCTGCGCCGTTTCGCCGACCGTGACCACCAGAACATCGTCTCCTGGACCGAACACCCCCGCGGCGGCCACTGGGCGACCCAGGACGCGCCCGACCTGCTGATCGACGACATCCGGGGGTTCTTCCGCCACCTGACCCGGTAG